From the genome of Candidatus Nanopelagicales bacterium, one region includes:
- a CDS encoding B12-binding domain-containing protein, with protein MADAWAAPADEDDYHLGRYLDAIRGGDRRAAVDVALELLDLGATAEDVVTHLLARAQSQVGRGWEQGRWSIALEHRATAITESALEATVAAARTLPGAVPEGARGRATVLCSEGEWHSLPGRMMADVLRLRGIDVEFVGPSLPAHELTAYLGPDPPPVVAVSCSLSQSLVGAWHAITTLRRIGTTVVVGGRGFGPHGRWATPVGADQWAPTFSHGADLVMRSLREPPAPSRDTPRDEDRTAEVRFLERFGESMVERAVAEAVAAWPQVMARDAALRATREDLRATLRTVTAAVLVDDDTVVLEFTGWCERVLGARGLPLAFVPSAYELLLHQLPTEVGRGRAMAEAGRAACSDEPLPRS; from the coding sequence ATGGCCGACGCCTGGGCGGCCCCCGCCGACGAGGACGACTACCACCTCGGTCGGTACCTCGACGCGATCCGCGGCGGCGACCGACGCGCGGCCGTCGACGTCGCGCTCGAGCTCCTCGACCTCGGCGCAACCGCTGAGGACGTGGTCACCCACCTGCTGGCCCGGGCCCAGTCCCAGGTCGGCCGGGGCTGGGAGCAGGGCCGCTGGAGCATCGCCCTGGAGCATCGGGCCACGGCCATCACCGAGTCCGCGTTGGAGGCGACCGTCGCGGCTGCGCGGACGCTACCGGGAGCCGTCCCGGAGGGGGCGCGCGGACGGGCCACGGTCCTGTGCAGCGAGGGCGAGTGGCACTCCCTGCCCGGCCGGATGATGGCCGACGTCCTGCGGCTGCGCGGGATCGACGTCGAGTTCGTCGGGCCGTCGCTTCCGGCGCACGAGCTGACGGCCTACCTGGGTCCCGACCCCCCTCCGGTCGTCGCGGTCTCCTGCTCCCTGTCCCAGTCCCTCGTCGGTGCCTGGCACGCCATCACCACCCTGCGGCGCATCGGGACCACCGTGGTCGTCGGAGGGCGCGGTTTCGGGCCGCACGGACGCTGGGCCACCCCGGTCGGAGCCGACCAGTGGGCACCGACCTTCTCGCACGGGGCCGACCTGGTCATGCGCTCGCTCCGGGAACCACCCGCACCGTCTCGGGACACCCCGAGGGACGAGGACCGCACCGCCGAGGTCCGCTTCCTGGAGCGCTTCGGGGAGTCGATGGTGGAGCGGGCCGTGGCCGAGGCGGTGGCCGCCTGGCCGCAGGTCATGGCGAGGGACGCGGCGCTGAGAGCGACCCGCGAGGATCTTCGGGCCACCCTGCGCACGGTGACCGCCGCTGTCCTGGTGGACGACGACACCGTGGTCCTCGAGTTCACCGGCTGGTGCGAGCGCGTGCTCGGCGCCCGAGGCCTCCCGCTGGCCTTCGTCCCGAGCGCGTACGAGCTCCTGCTGCACCAACTGCCCACCGAGGTGGGCCGTGGCCGCGCCATGGCCGAGGCCGGCCGAGCGGCCTGCAGCGACGAGCCCCTCCCCCGGTCCTGA